One part of the Terrimicrobium sacchariphilum genome encodes these proteins:
- a CDS encoding tetratricopeptide repeat protein — translation MTKACWILSLFVSALLGGLRADDQLADVRKALADGLPDVALYRLGASSVAAPSPEALLLRARALNALGRYDEAVQTLQGEQNLTDEATLVLARAQGKTGRLDEALALYQKLSADPQFATEANLSQAAILEKLNQPAKAAQLLDNLAKNGPLAPELALKLAEIRLGDGNPQAAADLLNSSTGLAGDQLAAQQYLLAKVNLAQGKTAEAEKLLSAIKSPSSQIAADVVTLRADALVRQKDLSEAERVLEDFIEKSPNSAVLDGPFLLLDRVYASQGAASGAELKRWAADTTAPLRAQLALFFLAKSEARNSKIQRSRELFSQFLQSAPPGSQLANEASIALAQSYQAEGLYPQAMAALQGTPETGRTGFMRGVILAADGDYRNAAICFQQASGDPSLKQSALINACISATLAGIPRSENKAWQELASLPDAQAILRGVELNEGLLLAAQKRPEAGPLLERLAVGDSSEAQRARLALAEWQYAQLNVKQARETLKPLLVSNSPEREQSEYLAIFLEDTGDASSEQESLRLAEAFLKAYPSSQYEPDVRMKIGELYFRRGDYLGAIAQFDTVAEEFPASPLADKAVFLEAQAMARSMDPRLMEEAIDTYEKVASGSGALALRARLAQAVLYDALQRPKEALGILDKILASKPSADLRSRVLVEKGDIQFAQGATAPDQYKQAIATWDQVAADPSAPRQWSNQALAKMGAAYEKLGDNQAALNCYYRVFSQDQKGEPEYFWYYKAGFDAGRLLESQKLWKEAIAVYEKIAALEGPRAEEARNRVNKLRLENFLWEN, via the coding sequence ATGACGAAAGCCTGCTGGATACTTTCTCTCTTCGTTTCCGCCCTCCTCGGCGGCCTGCGGGCCGATGATCAACTCGCAGACGTCCGCAAAGCGCTCGCCGACGGCCTGCCGGACGTCGCCCTCTATCGGCTCGGAGCTTCCAGCGTCGCTGCTCCCAGTCCGGAAGCGCTCTTGCTGAGAGCCAGGGCGCTGAATGCTCTGGGGCGATATGACGAGGCTGTGCAAACGCTCCAGGGCGAGCAAAATCTCACTGACGAGGCCACATTGGTGCTCGCTCGAGCCCAAGGCAAAACGGGCCGCCTCGATGAAGCCCTCGCGCTTTATCAAAAGCTGTCTGCCGATCCGCAGTTCGCCACCGAAGCCAATCTGTCGCAAGCTGCGATCCTTGAGAAGCTGAACCAACCGGCCAAAGCTGCACAACTGCTCGATAACCTCGCGAAGAATGGCCCGCTGGCTCCGGAACTGGCCCTAAAATTGGCGGAAATTCGCCTGGGAGATGGAAACCCGCAGGCGGCGGCAGATCTGCTCAACAGTAGCACTGGGCTGGCCGGCGACCAACTTGCCGCCCAGCAATACCTGCTGGCCAAGGTTAACCTGGCTCAAGGGAAAACTGCGGAGGCCGAAAAGCTCCTTTCCGCCATCAAGTCCCCTTCTTCTCAAATCGCAGCTGACGTGGTCACTCTGCGAGCGGATGCCCTGGTGAGACAAAAGGACCTCAGTGAGGCGGAGCGAGTGCTGGAGGATTTTATCGAAAAGAGTCCAAACTCGGCGGTTCTTGATGGGCCGTTCCTCTTGCTTGACCGGGTTTATGCGTCACAGGGAGCTGCCTCCGGAGCCGAGCTCAAGCGCTGGGCGGCTGACACCACCGCGCCTCTCCGTGCTCAACTGGCCCTCTTCTTCCTCGCAAAAAGCGAAGCCAGAAACAGCAAGATTCAGCGCAGCCGCGAGCTTTTCAGCCAGTTTCTTCAATCGGCGCCGCCCGGGTCGCAACTGGCGAATGAAGCAAGTATCGCGCTCGCCCAGTCTTATCAAGCCGAGGGTCTTTATCCGCAGGCCATGGCGGCCCTGCAGGGAACCCCGGAAACGGGGCGTACGGGATTCATGCGAGGGGTGATTCTCGCCGCTGACGGGGACTACCGTAATGCTGCGATCTGTTTTCAGCAGGCGTCTGGAGATCCAAGTCTCAAGCAATCCGCCCTGATCAATGCCTGTATTTCCGCAACTCTTGCCGGCATCCCGCGTTCGGAAAATAAAGCATGGCAGGAACTCGCCTCATTGCCTGATGCTCAGGCAATTCTCCGGGGAGTGGAACTCAACGAAGGACTGCTGCTGGCGGCGCAAAAGCGCCCCGAGGCCGGACCACTTCTTGAGCGGCTGGCGGTGGGCGACTCATCCGAGGCGCAACGCGCCCGTCTCGCTCTCGCGGAGTGGCAGTATGCCCAGCTCAACGTCAAACAGGCGAGAGAGACCCTCAAACCATTATTGGTGAGCAACTCTCCTGAGCGTGAGCAGTCCGAGTATCTGGCAATCTTTCTTGAAGATACCGGCGACGCTTCTTCCGAGCAGGAGTCCTTGCGTTTGGCCGAGGCCTTCCTAAAAGCCTATCCGTCCTCTCAGTACGAGCCTGACGTCCGCATGAAGATCGGCGAACTATATTTCCGCCGCGGCGATTACCTCGGGGCCATAGCTCAGTTCGATACAGTCGCCGAGGAGTTTCCCGCCTCTCCATTGGCGGACAAGGCGGTCTTCCTCGAGGCTCAAGCCATGGCTCGTTCTATGGATCCGCGTCTGATGGAGGAAGCCATCGATACCTATGAAAAGGTGGCTTCCGGGAGCGGTGCCCTTGCTCTCCGGGCCCGCCTGGCTCAGGCCGTTCTTTACGACGCACTCCAGCGACCAAAGGAAGCCCTCGGCATTCTGGACAAAATCCTCGCATCGAAACCATCCGCCGATCTCCGGAGTCGTGTCCTCGTGGAAAAAGGAGATATCCAGTTTGCCCAGGGTGCAACTGCTCCTGATCAGTACAAACAAGCCATTGCCACGTGGGATCAGGTAGCCGCGGACCCGTCTGCACCGCGCCAGTGGTCCAATCAGGCACTGGCCAAGATGGGTGCCGCTTATGAAAAGCTCGGAGACAATCAGGCGGCGTTGAATTGCTACTATCGTGTTTTTTCCCAGGACCAAAAGGGGGAGCCGGAATACTTCTGGTACTACAAGGCGGGATTTGACGCCGGACGACTTTTGGAATCACAAAAGCTTTGGAAAGAGGCGATCGCAGTCTATGAAAAGATCGCCGCGCTTGAAGGGCCGCGGGCTGAAGAGGCTCGCAACAGGGTAAACAAGCTCCGACTTGAAAATTTCCTTTGGGAAAACTGA
- a CDS encoding pyridoxal-phosphate-dependent aminotransferase family protein → MPRSHVKLFIPGPIEVSEKTYRAMTEPMIGHRSGDFKALYGGIQPKLQELFGTKRPVFLSTSSAWGVMEGSIRNLVGKKVLNCMCGAFSDKWFDVSKRVGKAADTLQVEWGKPVLPEQIEAKLSEGGFDAVTLIHNETSTGVRSPLPEIAEVMKKFPDVMLIVDTVSSFSTESIPMDELGIDVLLTGSQKALALPPGLALFSVSERAMERAKTIEGRGYYFDFVEFAKNQEQDMTPSTPVIPLIYALRSKLEDIFSEGLENRFARHKKLNSIVHEWVKSKGFEFFAPEGYRSLSLTCVANNRDVDVAAWIKRLREKHQFVIDGGYGKLKGKTFRISNMGDETEETIGELLAALDDTLEA, encoded by the coding sequence ATGCCTAGATCACACGTCAAACTGTTCATTCCCGGACCCATCGAGGTTTCGGAGAAAACCTATCGTGCCATGACCGAGCCGATGATCGGTCACCGCAGTGGCGACTTCAAAGCCCTCTACGGCGGTATCCAGCCGAAGCTCCAGGAGCTTTTTGGCACCAAGCGCCCCGTGTTCCTTTCCACCTCCTCGGCCTGGGGGGTGATGGAAGGCTCGATCCGCAACCTCGTCGGCAAGAAGGTGCTCAACTGCATGTGCGGCGCGTTTTCGGACAAGTGGTTCGACGTCAGCAAGCGCGTGGGCAAGGCCGCTGATACCCTCCAGGTGGAGTGGGGCAAGCCGGTTCTTCCCGAGCAGATCGAGGCAAAGCTTTCCGAGGGCGGATTTGACGCCGTCACCCTTATTCATAATGAAACCTCCACGGGTGTGCGCAGTCCGCTGCCGGAGATCGCCGAGGTGATGAAGAAATTCCCCGACGTGATGCTCATCGTCGACACCGTCTCGTCGTTCTCGACCGAGTCGATTCCGATGGACGAACTCGGCATCGACGTGCTGCTCACCGGTAGCCAGAAGGCGCTCGCGCTGCCTCCGGGCCTCGCACTTTTCTCGGTCTCCGAGCGCGCCATGGAGCGGGCCAAGACCATCGAGGGACGCGGCTACTACTTTGACTTCGTGGAATTCGCCAAGAACCAGGAGCAGGACATGACGCCGAGCACTCCGGTGATTCCGCTCATCTACGCCCTGCGCTCGAAGCTGGAAGACATCTTCAGTGAAGGCCTGGAAAATCGCTTCGCTCGCCACAAGAAGCTCAACAGCATCGTGCACGAGTGGGTGAAGTCGAAGGGTTTTGAGTTCTTCGCTCCCGAGGGCTATCGCTCGCTATCGCTCACATGCGTGGCCAACAACCGCGACGTGGACGTTGCCGCGTGGATCAAGCGCCTGCGTGAGAAGCATCAATTCGTCATCGATGGCGGCTACGGCAAGCTGAAGGGCAAGACCTTCCGCATCTCCAACATGGGCGACGAAACCGAGGAGACCATCGGCGAACTGCTCGCCGCCCTCGACGACACGCTCGAGGCCTAA
- the ileS gene encoding isoleucine--tRNA ligase — protein sequence MSSYKDTLNLPKTDFPMKAGLTTREPEILKKWEESGLYERIQEARKDAPVYVLHDGPPFANGDVHMGTALNKVLKDFVVKSRSMSGFRAPYVPGWDCHGLPIEFKVVKESKGLSPVEIRKRSEEYARKFIDIQRRQFRRLGVLGTWEHPYLTLAPGYEAEIVRSFAKFVENGLVYQSKKPVLWSTGAQTALAEAEVEYQDKTSPAIFVKFAVTSGPFADKASIVIWTTTPWTLPANLAIAVHPEHNYVRATVEGLGDVIVAQALLENFVKVAGASSSQVHEAFAGADLEGTKAKHPFLDREATVYTADFVTLDTGTGAVHIAPGHGEDDYLLGRQKGLTLLSPVDDNGCFTEDVGVPELIGKYVFKANERVIEILAERGALVAREDYQHSYPHCWRSKTPVIFRAIEQFFIRIDDLRGKALEAVDSTTWLPHWGRNRIRGTVESRPDWCISRQRTWGVPLPVFYDASGAPILDPDVIRKVADVIAEKGTNAWFELNDAEWAALVGLPATISRRNDTLDVWIDSGVSHQAVLRTHPDLQFPADLYIEATDQHRGWFQSSLMTSVALNGVAPYKAVLTHGFVVDVDTKKKISKSSQGGYQKPTEAEHYVNKYGADLLRLWVSSINFTDDVPFSEEIFTRLTDAYRRIRNTLRILLANLHDFDAAVPVPEESLTLVDRWILARLQNLVATCRDAYDKLEFHRVYHSVNQFCAVDLSSLYVDITKDRLYCDAASSARRRATQFAMHQVFDTLTRLLAPILSFTTEEAWGYFDGRDSIHLQLFPVVDPKWKNDEVIATFDHLLALRGNITQALESAQKGGVIGGTLEARVDLAVPADDAAHAVKAELDEIFILSDLHLHTGTEIAVDVAKTTNRKCERCWRFRPEVGSISAHPELCGRCAEAVDLFAAVK from the coding sequence ATGAGCAGTTACAAGGACACGCTGAATCTTCCCAAGACGGATTTCCCGATGAAAGCCGGGCTCACCACCCGCGAGCCGGAGATTCTCAAGAAATGGGAGGAGAGCGGGTTGTACGAGCGCATCCAGGAAGCTCGCAAGGACGCTCCAGTCTACGTCCTGCATGACGGACCGCCCTTCGCCAATGGCGACGTCCACATGGGCACGGCGCTCAACAAGGTGCTCAAGGATTTCGTGGTCAAGTCCCGCTCGATGAGCGGCTTCCGTGCTCCGTATGTCCCGGGTTGGGACTGCCACGGCCTGCCGATCGAGTTCAAGGTCGTAAAGGAATCCAAGGGGCTCTCGCCTGTGGAAATCCGCAAGCGCTCCGAGGAGTACGCGCGCAAGTTCATCGATATCCAGCGCCGCCAGTTCCGCCGCCTTGGCGTACTCGGCACGTGGGAGCATCCGTACCTGACGCTCGCTCCCGGCTACGAGGCGGAGATCGTCCGTTCCTTTGCCAAGTTCGTGGAGAACGGCCTCGTTTATCAGAGCAAGAAGCCGGTCCTATGGAGCACGGGCGCGCAGACCGCGCTGGCTGAGGCCGAGGTGGAGTATCAGGACAAAACTTCACCGGCTATCTTCGTCAAATTTGCCGTCACCAGCGGACCTTTCGCGGACAAGGCCAGTATCGTCATCTGGACGACCACTCCGTGGACGCTCCCGGCCAATCTCGCGATTGCCGTTCATCCCGAGCACAATTACGTGCGGGCCACGGTGGAAGGGCTGGGGGATGTGATCGTCGCCCAGGCTCTCCTGGAAAATTTCGTCAAGGTTGCTGGAGCTTCCTCGTCCCAGGTTCATGAAGCCTTTGCCGGAGCCGACCTCGAAGGCACCAAGGCGAAGCATCCTTTCCTCGATCGCGAGGCCACGGTTTACACCGCGGATTTCGTCACCCTCGACACGGGTACGGGTGCGGTGCACATCGCGCCGGGCCATGGTGAGGATGACTACCTGCTCGGCCGCCAGAAGGGGCTGACGCTTCTTTCCCCGGTCGACGACAACGGCTGCTTCACCGAGGACGTCGGCGTGCCGGAACTCATCGGCAAGTATGTCTTCAAGGCCAACGAGCGCGTGATCGAAATCCTCGCCGAGCGCGGAGCTCTCGTCGCCCGGGAGGATTATCAGCACAGCTACCCGCATTGCTGGCGTTCCAAGACGCCAGTGATCTTCCGCGCCATCGAGCAATTCTTCATTCGTATCGACGACCTGCGCGGCAAAGCGCTGGAAGCCGTCGACAGCACGACATGGCTCCCACACTGGGGCCGCAACCGTATTCGCGGCACGGTGGAATCCCGCCCCGACTGGTGTATCTCGCGCCAGCGCACCTGGGGCGTGCCGCTTCCGGTTTTCTACGACGCCTCCGGCGCTCCGATCCTCGATCCCGACGTCATTCGCAAGGTGGCCGACGTCATCGCGGAGAAGGGGACCAATGCGTGGTTCGAACTGAACGATGCCGAGTGGGCCGCCTTGGTCGGCCTTCCTGCCACGATCTCGCGCCGCAATGATACGCTCGACGTCTGGATCGACTCCGGTGTGAGCCATCAGGCCGTACTGCGCACACATCCCGACCTGCAATTCCCAGCCGATCTCTACATCGAGGCGACGGACCAGCATCGCGGCTGGTTCCAGAGCTCGCTCATGACCTCGGTCGCGCTCAATGGCGTGGCTCCGTACAAGGCCGTGCTCACGCATGGATTCGTCGTCGACGTCGACACGAAGAAGAAAATCTCCAAATCCTCCCAGGGCGGCTACCAGAAGCCGACCGAAGCCGAGCATTACGTCAATAAATACGGCGCCGACCTGCTGCGTCTCTGGGTGAGCAGCATCAACTTCACCGACGACGTTCCGTTCTCGGAGGAAATCTTCACCCGCCTTACCGACGCCTACCGTCGTATCCGCAATACCCTGCGCATTCTGCTCGCCAACCTGCACGATTTCGACGCCGCGGTGCCCGTGCCGGAGGAAAGCCTGACGCTGGTGGATCGCTGGATTCTCGCCCGTTTGCAGAACCTCGTGGCCACCTGCCGCGATGCGTACGACAAGCTCGAGTTCCATCGCGTTTACCACTCGGTGAACCAATTCTGCGCCGTCGACCTGAGCAGCCTATATGTGGACATCACGAAGGACCGTCTCTACTGCGACGCCGCCTCGTCGGCCCGACGCCGCGCGACTCAGTTCGCCATGCACCAGGTGTTCGATACGCTGACCCGTCTGCTCGCGCCGATCCTTTCATTCACCACGGAGGAGGCCTGGGGTTACTTCGATGGACGCGATTCCATCCATCTCCAACTCTTCCCGGTGGTCGATCCGAAGTGGAAGAACGACGAGGTCATCGCCACATTTGACCACCTGCTCGCGCTACGTGGCAACATCACGCAAGCCCTGGAATCTGCCCAGAAGGGCGGCGTAATCGGTGGAACGCTGGAAGCCCGGGTCGATCTCGCAGTCCCGGCTGACGACGCCGCTCATGCGGTGAAGGCTGAACTCGACGAAATCTTCATCCTCAGCGACCTCCATCTCCACACGGGGACCGAGATTGCCGTCGATGTCGCCAAGACGACTAACCGCAAGTGCGAACGCTGCTGGCGTTTCCGTCCCGAGGTGGGCTCCATCTCCGCTCACCCGGAGCTTTGCGGACGCTGCGCCGAGGCGGTTGATCTCTTCGCTGCCGTCAAATGA
- the lspA gene encoding signal peptidase II, with translation MRWLLAVSLPFFVIDQITKELVLRFVPLDVTIPVIPGFFNIIQAHNTGAAFSMFRDNNYFFVGLASTALLVLVFLFWKGKFAYLTTKWAGALLVAGIAGNLIDRLRHGFVVDFLDVILPWYGHWPTFNVADSCICVAAGLFVIASFREERAQKKAKAEAK, from the coding sequence ATGAGGTGGCTGCTGGCCGTTTCCTTGCCCTTCTTCGTGATCGATCAGATCACGAAGGAGCTGGTGCTGCGGTTTGTACCGCTGGATGTGACGATTCCGGTCATCCCCGGATTTTTCAACATCATCCAGGCGCACAATACCGGAGCGGCCTTCAGCATGTTTCGCGATAACAATTACTTTTTCGTCGGACTCGCCTCCACTGCGCTTCTGGTGCTGGTCTTTCTCTTCTGGAAGGGAAAATTCGCCTATCTGACCACGAAGTGGGCCGGGGCGCTGCTCGTGGCCGGTATCGCGGGAAATCTGATCGACCGATTGAGGCACGGGTTTGTCGTGGATTTCCTCGACGTCATCCTGCCTTGGTATGGGCATTGGCCGACCTTTAACGTCGCTGACTCCTGTATTTGTGTCGCCGCCGGGTTGTTCGTAATCGCCAGTTTTCGCGAGGAACGCGCCCAGAAGAAGGCGAAAGCCGAGGCCAAGTAG
- a CDS encoding carbohydrate porin: protein MAGVATNTEQISDPARPWWEWDNATGDWFGARTTLQDHGVDLFGSYSAEVWGNTTGGLKQGTVYTGLMTFGTEVDLEKLVGWKGATISTTWLWLSGRDASEDLAGNFLTVSNIAGFNTLRMLEMWFQQNFFDDKLSIRVGQITADSEFLTSTYSSLFLNGTFGWAPSMYTNLPEGGPGYPMGTLGVRVAVNPVDWLTLQSAVFQGNVFAQNVNRHGFRWDLDANNGYFWMNEIQGRWNQGEETFALPGEAKFGAWFHTGSFADPYYDEAGIPLADAASSGIPQDHNWNYGFYWVLDQMLFREAPSVVTTEGLSKDGKGVASKNAQTVEKPSQQGLGFFGRIAFQPQDRNFLGFYFDTGLVYTGLIPTRDEDRLGVGFAYAQLSNGAQDNLELEGSTGVGAEMAVEFSYEAVITPWLSIQPDAQLIINPGGTQDLNNAFLIGGRLTVTF, encoded by the coding sequence ATGGCCGGAGTAGCAACGAATACGGAACAGATCAGTGACCCCGCCAGACCCTGGTGGGAATGGGACAATGCCACCGGCGATTGGTTCGGAGCGCGAACCACCCTTCAGGACCATGGGGTCGATCTCTTCGGCAGCTACTCCGCGGAAGTCTGGGGTAATACGACTGGCGGCTTGAAGCAGGGCACGGTCTATACCGGCCTGATGACCTTCGGTACCGAGGTGGACCTGGAAAAGCTCGTCGGCTGGAAAGGTGCGACGATCAGCACGACCTGGCTCTGGTTGAGCGGGCGTGATGCCTCCGAGGATCTTGCGGGGAACTTCCTCACGGTCTCGAACATCGCTGGATTCAACACCCTGCGCATGCTTGAAATGTGGTTCCAGCAGAACTTCTTCGACGATAAACTCTCGATCCGCGTGGGACAGATCACGGCGGACAGCGAGTTTCTTACCTCGACCTACAGTTCGCTGTTCCTGAACGGCACCTTCGGCTGGGCTCCGTCGATGTACACTAACCTGCCGGAAGGCGGCCCCGGTTATCCGATGGGCACCCTCGGCGTGCGTGTCGCGGTGAATCCGGTCGACTGGCTAACGCTCCAGAGTGCGGTGTTCCAGGGCAACGTCTTTGCCCAGAATGTGAACCGCCACGGTTTCCGCTGGGATCTCGATGCCAATAATGGCTACTTCTGGATGAATGAAATCCAGGGCCGCTGGAATCAGGGTGAGGAAACCTTTGCCCTGCCTGGTGAAGCCAAGTTTGGCGCATGGTTCCATACCGGCAGCTTTGCCGACCCCTACTACGATGAGGCTGGCATTCCCCTCGCCGACGCAGCTTCCTCGGGCATACCCCAGGATCATAACTGGAACTATGGCTTCTACTGGGTCCTCGACCAGATGCTGTTCCGTGAAGCCCCTTCGGTGGTCACTACCGAGGGTCTGAGCAAAGACGGCAAGGGAGTCGCGAGCAAGAATGCTCAGACGGTTGAAAAGCCCTCCCAGCAGGGTCTTGGCTTCTTCGGTCGTATTGCCTTCCAGCCGCAGGATCGCAACTTCCTCGGGTTCTACTTTGATACCGGTCTCGTTTATACCGGTCTCATCCCGACCCGCGATGAGGACCGCCTCGGCGTTGGCTTTGCCTACGCGCAACTCTCCAATGGCGCCCAGGATAACCTGGAACTCGAGGGATCGACGGGAGTCGGTGCAGAGATGGCTGTGGAGTTCAGCTATGAGGCTGTCATCACCCCCTGGCTCTCGATTCAGCCGGACGCGCAACTGATCATCAATCCCGGTGGAACTCAGGATCTGAACAATGCCTTCCTCATCGGAGGACGACTCACTGTGACGTTCTAG
- a CDS encoding transglycosylase domain-containing protein — MLIAVGAFGAWVAWLIFSAQFRQSAAQFDLSQMDKMEAASVIFDRDGVEIGKIFIQNRHPVPLSKISPWMPKAVIAAEDNKFYEHGGVDYMGILRAALANYRRGKISQGASTVTQQLARNSFELRERTYKRKFVEMFLAQRIEENFNKDQIMEMYLNRVYFGSGFYGVEAAAKGYFGKSALELDPGQAAVLAGLLKSPQALSPWNNKEGALQNRNFVLRRMKEQGFLTGKELDEQISIPLYVMKRTNPFKVSYAVDYIRQQAVAALGYERAMNGGFRIDTTLDLKMQKAAEQSMRDVLTKVERLPGYSHPTFESYRATSKQIEDQINNGNMSVKMPEPKYLQCAVMALDNSTGGILTMVGGRDFKHSEYNRATMARRPIGTAFVPFVYAAAYEKGIFPGQIVEDSCIDNRYVMVGGDTGILGEWGVEAANNEYDGPMTTREALARGKNAAAVRLGFMAGLDQVKKVTQASGIASPLRNYANSFLGSSEATLQEVTLGYTVFPNGGWRPKEPFIIQRITDSDGRIVFSSEKQKVKAISPEAAFQTHAGLVDALQKGTGSIAYNEYGLGRFPAAGKTGTAYNFTDTYFFGYDSSVTCGVWVGFDRPTKIFRGAFGRDLALPIWSKVMNAAAEELPATDFHRPDTLKAVEICSVSGLLATPQCQQTMRNTAAGGGNKMSYTYTEWATAAQVPTVACDIHGGGLRNYAKEYNQEEWPRATLAVDLATIRPIAMAEPTLLGLSDVYNSVRPDAQRFDENIPVAKAIPVTREDKGEAPAQAPQEGQPLSAPAVEPVSDAQPTPVGPEPEVRRAEAVKPLDTHFDAPAISAPTPEPINF, encoded by the coding sequence GTGCTTATCGCTGTGGGTGCGTTTGGTGCGTGGGTGGCGTGGCTTATTTTTTCGGCGCAGTTTCGTCAGTCGGCGGCTCAATTTGACCTGTCGCAGATGGACAAGATGGAGGCGGCATCGGTCATTTTCGACCGGGACGGCGTGGAGATCGGTAAGATTTTCATCCAGAACCGTCATCCTGTCCCCTTGAGCAAGATCTCGCCCTGGATGCCCAAGGCCGTCATCGCAGCGGAAGACAATAAGTTTTACGAGCATGGGGGGGTGGATTACATGGGCATCCTCCGTGCCGCTTTGGCAAACTATCGGCGGGGCAAGATTTCGCAGGGTGCCAGCACAGTAACCCAGCAACTGGCCCGCAACTCCTTTGAACTGCGCGAGCGTACCTATAAGCGCAAGTTTGTGGAGATGTTCCTCGCGCAGCGTATTGAGGAGAACTTCAACAAGGATCAGATCATGGAGATGTATCTGAACCGTGTTTACTTCGGGAGTGGCTTCTATGGTGTCGAGGCGGCGGCGAAGGGGTACTTCGGCAAGAGCGCCCTCGAACTCGATCCGGGTCAAGCTGCGGTATTGGCAGGTCTTTTGAAGAGTCCTCAGGCGCTTTCGCCCTGGAATAACAAGGAGGGCGCTCTGCAAAATCGCAATTTTGTCCTGCGCCGCATGAAGGAGCAGGGATTTCTCACTGGCAAGGAGCTGGATGAGCAGATCAGCATCCCGCTGTATGTGATGAAGCGTACGAACCCCTTCAAGGTTTCATACGCGGTGGATTACATCCGCCAGCAGGCGGTGGCAGCACTGGGCTATGAGCGAGCCATGAACGGCGGATTCCGCATCGACACGACGCTCGACCTGAAAATGCAGAAGGCTGCGGAGCAGTCTATGCGCGACGTCCTGACCAAGGTAGAGCGTCTGCCCGGATACTCGCATCCCACGTTCGAATCTTACCGGGCAACTTCCAAGCAGATCGAGGACCAGATCAACAACGGCAATATGTCCGTCAAGATGCCTGAGCCCAAGTATCTCCAATGCGCCGTAATGGCATTGGATAATTCGACAGGAGGCATCCTCACGATGGTTGGCGGCAGGGATTTCAAACACAGCGAATACAATCGGGCGACCATGGCTCGACGTCCGATCGGGACGGCGTTTGTCCCGTTTGTGTATGCCGCAGCGTACGAAAAGGGGATCTTCCCGGGGCAGATCGTGGAAGACTCCTGTATCGACAATCGCTATGTCATGGTTGGCGGGGACACGGGCATCCTGGGAGAATGGGGGGTTGAGGCTGCCAATAACGAATATGACGGACCAATGACCACGCGGGAAGCCCTGGCCCGGGGGAAGAACGCTGCGGCAGTGCGTCTCGGCTTCATGGCCGGACTCGATCAGGTCAAAAAGGTCACGCAGGCCTCAGGCATTGCCTCCCCCTTGCGCAACTATGCAAACTCATTCCTCGGCAGCAGTGAAGCCACGTTGCAGGAGGTGACGCTGGGCTATACCGTCTTCCCTAATGGCGGGTGGCGGCCCAAGGAGCCATTCATCATCCAGCGGATCACGGATTCCGATGGGCGGATCGTCTTCTCTTCCGAGAAGCAGAAGGTCAAAGCGATCAGCCCGGAAGCCGCTTTTCAGACCCATGCCGGACTGGTGGACGCCCTGCAAAAAGGCACGGGTTCCATCGCCTACAATGAGTATGGACTTGGCCGCTTCCCGGCGGCAGGCAAAACGGGTACCGCCTACAATTTCACCGACACCTATTTCTTTGGATATGATAGCTCGGTGACCTGTGGTGTGTGGGTGGGATTTGATCGGCCTACGAAAATCTTTCGCGGTGCATTTGGCAGAGACCTCGCTCTACCAATCTGGTCCAAGGTCATGAACGCGGCCGCGGAGGAACTCCCGGCCACGGATTTCCACCGTCCCGATACCCTCAAGGCTGTCGAGATTTGCAGTGTCTCGGGTTTACTAGCCACTCCGCAGTGTCAGCAAACCATGCGTAACACTGCTGCCGGCGGTGGTAACAAGATGTCGTATACGTATACCGAATGGGCAACAGCGGCCCAGGTGCCGACAGTCGCGTGCGATATTCATGGCGGCGGCCTGCGCAACTATGCCAAGGAGTACAATCAGGAGGAATGGCCTCGTGCGACTCTTGCGGTGGATCTTGCCACGATCCGCCCGATAGCCATGGCGGAGCCGACTCTTCTCGGCTTGAGTGATGTTTACAACTCGGTGCGCCCGGACGCCCAGCGCTTCGACGAAAACATCCCTGTGGCCAAAGCCATTCCCGTGACGCGGGAGGACAAGGGAGAAGCTCCAGCCCAGGCTCCCCAGGAAGGTCAGCCTCTGAGTGCGCCAGCAGTTGAACCCGTGAGCGATGCGCAACCGACGCCAGTAGGGCCGGAACCCGAAGTACGACGCGCCGAGGCAGTAAAGCCGCTCGACACCCATTTTGACGCGCCCGCGATTTCCGCTCCGACTCCCGAGCCGATCAATTTCTAG